DNA sequence from the Streptomyces sp. CA-210063 genome:
CGGACACGGTAGCCGAGGGACAGGGACGGTGTTCGCACGGGTGTGCGGGGGTGGGGCTTCTGCCGGGGAATGCGCTGGGCGGCGCTCCCCGCGTGAGGGGGGCGCCGCCGGAGCCCTCAGGGTGATCACCCTGGTGTCAGCGTGGTCAGACCTCCAACTCCGCCTCGATCCTCTTCAGCTGGTGCCTGGCCATGGCCAGGTTGGCCCGCTTGGAGTCGAGGACCAGATAGAGGAAGAGGCCGTTGCCGCCGCGGCCGGTGAGAAGGCGGATCAGGTGGTACGCGTCGGACAGGGTGATCAGGATGTCCTCGATCTCGCCCTTGAGGCCGAGGTGTTCCATGGTGCGCAGCTTGGCGCGGACGACATCGGTGTTGCCGGCGGCGGCGACGGTGAGGTCGAACCCCTTGCTGCCGCCGATCGTGCCCAGTGCCATGCCGCTGGTGTAGTCGACCAGCGCGGCGCCGGTCGCGCCCTCGATGGACGCGAGGGCCTCTTTCAACGCGGTCTCGGTGTTGGCCATGGTGTGCGGTGTCCTTTCAACTCTCAGTGGTGGTAGCGGTGTTGGGAGTGGTTCTGGGGGTGGCGCGTGGGGTGGTCGTGCGGGGGGTCCGGCGGGGCATGGTCGACCTGACCGTGGCCGTGGCCGGCGTCTGTGGCGAGATCGCGGTGGTGGCCGCGCTCGGGGCGGTGTTCGGGGCGGCGCTCGCGGTTTTCGCCGCCGACCGGGCCGCGTTCTTGGTGGCCGCCTTGGCGGCGGCCGTGTCGTCCGGCCGGGGCGGGGCGTCCATCAGCTCGCCGATACGGCTGCCGGCGCGGCGGCCCTCCAGGTGCAGTCGGCCCACGTTGACCCGGTCCTGGGCCAGCAGGGTCAGCACGGCCGAGTCGCCGGCCGCGTAGGTCGCCACATAGCCGTGGTCGCCGCGCAGCAGCAGTTCGCGGAGCTCGCCCCGGCCGGCGGCGTCCGTCATCCGCACGGCGACGCCGAGCGCGGCCGCGGTGAGCGCCGCCAGGCCCTCCGGTTCCACGCCGGGGGTGTCGTGAGCCAGGACCAGCCCGTCCACACTGGCCGCGAGCGCGCCGGTCAGCTGGGGTACACGGGCCCTCAACCGGTGCAGTTCATCGAGGACTTCGGCCTCTGCGGCCATGAGCAGTCTCCTCTCGGCGGGACGCTCCCGCTGCCGCTCAAAGGGCCTCCAGCGCATCCCTGAGCCTTTGCAGTAGGGCCACGTCGGGGTCTGTGGTGGTGAGCGGCCAAGGTGGGGTGGGGTGTGATTTCCCGTCACCGACCGCCAACTCCGCCGACGGGTCGCGGCCCGGTTCGGTCGGCAGGGCATGGCCGGGGCCGGCCGGCATCGGTGGTGTTCCGGCCGGGCTGTGCCGAGTGGGGGATATGAGGCCCGCCGCCGCCAGCCGTCGTACGTCCACCAGGGTGTGGAAGGCGGGGCGCCCCAGGGTCAGGGAGATCTCGGCGGCCGTGCGGAAGCCGTTGACCTGCCCGAGTACGGCACCCTGGCGGGCCGGGACCGGTGGGACGTCCAGGCTCGCCGCCCTGATCAGCGGGGCGTCGTCGGTCGCCGGGTCGGGCCAGATGCGGTGCAGGAGGTCGCGGCGGCGCCGGGCCTCGCGCTCCACGGTGGCCACCGGCACCGGGCGGATCGGTCCGAGCCAGTGCGCGGCCCCGTAACGGAAGCGGGCCGGCGCGCCGCTCGGGCCGAGGACGAAGTACGCCGCGTCGAACAGCGCCCCCGCGTGGCACAGCTCCAGCGCGCCCCGGGCGACCCGGCCGCTGTCCACGAGGAACCGCCCGACCCGCAGCCCGGCCCCGGCCGTGTCGACCGCCTCCCGCCAGCCGTCGCCGTCCAGGATGCCGCCGGTGGTGAGCAGCACGTCGAGGCCGGGGGAGCGGGGGCTCTCGGCGTGCACGACCTCGCCCTCGGACAGATACAGCGAACCACTCTCGCGCAGCAGTACGCCGGTGGCCCGCTCGGCGGCGAGCCGGCTCAGCATGGGGGAGACGGCGTGCGGGGTGTGCTCGTCCCGCACGGGCAGCCGGGGCGCGGGTGTGGTGATCACGCTCATGCCAGCACCAGCCGTCCCGCCATCTCGCCGAGCCGGATCCGGGCCAGCGCGAGATTGCCGTCCGTACGGGTCAGCCACAGATGCAGAAACACACTGCTGTCGAACGTCGTCCGCACGAACCGCAGCACGTGGTACGTGTCCCGGTTGCTGACGATCAGGTCCTCGACCGGCAGATCCGCCCCGGACCAGTCGGAACCCGCCTCCGGCGCGAACGCCCGGTGCTCCGCCGCGAGCCGCGCCAACTCGGCCGCCTCCGCCGCGGTCGTCTCATGGTCACCGCCGGGTGCCTCCCCGACCGTGCCCAGCGCCAGCCCGCTGGTCCAGTCGACCACCGCGGCGCCCAAGGCACCGGGCAGCCTCATGGCCTCCACCAGACACTCGTCGATTCCGGGCACCGTGGCTCCCCCTCCTGCCTGCGGTTCGGCTGAGTGACCCAGACGCTACGCAACGTGTGCGCGAGGAGTGAGGGATCTGGCATTTTCCAGCGGAACATGCGGCCAGGCGACTAACGTAGGTCGACTTGCCTGGTTTTCACCGCTGTTGAGACCCGGGAGGCACGCTGCCGTGTTGACGTGGGCATATGCGGACACCTCGCATGCCGGGCCGGGTCGCGACGCCGGGCGTCAATCCTTCTGGGGGGCTTGAGGAGCGCGCGAATGGGGGCGGTTAATACTCCTGGGCGCCCCCCGGACACCCAGGGGCGCGGGGAACTGCGCGATCAGCCACGAACAACCCGCAGCCGCCACATCACAGTTACCTCGAGCTCTCAGGCGTCAAAGCCCCAACAGCCCCGACCTCTCCACTCCCCCCGCCTCCGCCACGATCTCCTCCACGGTCTGCGCCTTCCGAACCACCGCGAACCGCATCTCCCCCTCCCCGGGGGCGTACCCATAAACCCCCGGCCGCGGCAGCGAGTTGTACGCATAGTGGTGCGCGAAGTAATACGCGCCCGTGTCCAACGCGGCCGCGTAATCCCCCGGCTCGAAGAGCGGCAAAGCCCGCCCCTCCGCCAGCAGATCCCCCGCGAAACACGCCGGCCCGGCCACGTCCTGCACCGCCACCGGCCCGCTCTTCACCCGGCCCTTCCCGTCGTACGCCGCGATCCGCAACGGCCAGGACCCCGGCGCGTACACCGTCCGCGTCGCCACCTGCACCCCCGCATGGGTGACCGCGATGACCCGCCCGCCCGCACTCTTCGTGTACTCCACGCGCGCGACGATCGTCCCGTGCTTCGCGAGCAGCGACCGCCCGAACTCGGTGACCAGCCCGTACCGCCCGTCGAACAGCCCCGGCACCGCCTCCGCCAGCAGCCGCGCGTACTGCTCGTACGTCGGGGTCGCCGCCTCCGACGCGAAGTTCACCGGCAGTCCGCCGCCGATGTCGATCGTGTCGATCTGCCGCCGCCCGATCCGCCGGTTGATCTCCTCCGCCAGCTCGTACGTCTCGGAGATCCCCCGCGTCATCAGCGACAGCGGCATCCCCTGCGACCCGGTGTGCGCGTGCAGCCGGCTCAGCCAGGGGCGGTCCAGATACGCCTGTACGACCCACTCCCGGGCGCCCTCGTCCCGGAGCGCCACCCCGAACTTCGACGTGGCCGTCGCCGTGGACAGCGCGTCGATCGTGCCGCCGCCGACCTGCGGGTTCACCCGGATGCCGAGGGGGGAGCGGGTGGTGGCCGACCGTACGAGCGCGTCGATGCGGTCCAGCTCCTGCGGATTGTCCGCGTTGACCGCGATGCCCAGCGCCAGCGCCTCCCGCAGCTCCGCCGGGGTCTTGGCGGGGGAGTCGAGCACGGTCTGCTTCGGTGACATCCCGGCCGCCCGTGCCAGGGCCAGCTCCCCGGCGCTCGCCACCTCCGCGCCGATCCCCGCCTGCCGCAGCAGCCGCAGCACGGGCACGAGCGGCGTCGCCTTCACCGCGAACGCGTGCAGGACGGGTGTGCCGGGCGCCGTCACCGCGTCGAACGCCCTCCGCAGCGCTCCCGCCGAGGCCCGGATCCCGGTCACGTCCAGCAGCGCGACCACCGGAGTGCCGGGACCGAGCAGCCCCTGCTCCACGGCCGCCCGCACGGCCTCGTCCCGCCGGGCGGCCCGCTCGCCGTCGGTGTCGAACAGCCGCAGCGTGCGCTCACCGTCCCCCTCGTCCCGCGGGTGGGCGCAGCCCTCGGCCGACCTGTCCTCACCGGTCCCGTTCGTCACGTCTCCCATCTGTTCCCCCGTTGTCGTGTCGATGTCCGCACCCACGCGGCCAGTGTGTCCAGCCAAACACCCGCGACGCGCCGTCGCTGGCCGTACGACTGTATTGACTAGTTCTATTCATCAAGTCAGGATGTGAATAGTTGCTGTAAAGCGAGGAGGCAGACGTGTCAGGACCCCGCCCCGTTCGGGCGCCGCGCGGTACGGAACTCAGCGCCCTGGGCTGGCAGCAGGAAGCCGCCCTGCGCATGCTCCAGAACAACCTCGACCCCGAGGTCGCCGAGCACCCCGACAAACTCGTCGTCTACGGAGGCACGGGCAAGGCCGCCCGCGACTGGCGCTCCTTCGACGCCATGGTCCGCACCCTGCGGACCCTCAAGCAGGACGAGACCATGCTCGTCCAGTCCGGCCGCCCCGTCGGCGTCATGCAGACCCACGAGTGGGCGCCCCGCGTCCTCATCGCCAACTCCAACCTCGTCGGCGACTGGGCCAACTGGGAGGAGTTCCGGCGGCTCGAACAGCTGGGCCTGACCATGTACGGGCAGATGACCGCCGGCTCCTGGATCTACATCGGCACCCAGGGCATCCTCCAGGGCACCTACGAGACCTTCGCCGCCGTCGCCGCCAAGAAGTTCGACGGCACGCTCGCCGGGACCATCACCCTCACCGCCGGCCTCGGCGGCATGGGTGGCGCCCAGCCGCTCGCCGTGACCATGAACGACGGCGTCGCCCTCTGTATCGACTGCGACCCGCGCGCCATCGAGCGCCGTATCGAGCACCGGTACCTCGACGTGAAGGCCGACTCGCTCGACCACGCCCTCCAGCTGGCGGTGGAGGCCCGTGACGCCCGCCGTCCGCTGTCCATCGGCCTCCTCGGCAACGCCGCCGAACTCGTCCCCCAGTTGCTCGCCATGGGCGCCCCCATCGACATCGTCACCGACCAGACCTCCGCCCACGATCCGCTGGCCTACCTGCCGGTGGGCGTGGACTTCGACGACATGGCGTCGTACGTGGCGAAGGACCCGGCCGGCTTCACCACCCGTGCGCGTGAGTCGATGGCCCGGCACGTCGAGGCCATGGTCGGCTTCCTGGACGCCGGTGCCGAGGTCTTCGACTACGGCAACTCCATCCGTGGTGAGGCCCAACTCGCCGGATACGAGCGGGCGTTCGCCTTCCCCGGCTTCGTCCCCGCCTACATCAGGCCGCTGTTCTGCGAGGGCAAGGGCCCCTTCCGGTGGGCGGCCCTCTCCGGCGATCCCGCCGACATCGCCAAGACCGACAAGGCGATCCTCGACCTCTTCCCCCAGAACGAATCCCTCCACCGCTGGATCAAGATGGCCGGGGAGCGCGTCCAGTTCCAGGGCCTGCCCGCGCGTATCTGCTGGCTCGGCTACGGCGAGCGGGACAAGGCCGGTGAGCGGTTCAACGACATGGTGGCGAGCGGGGAGCTCGCGGCGCCGTTGGTGATCGGCCGCGACCACCTGGACAGCGGCTCCGTCGCCTCCCCCTACCGCGAGACCGAGGCCATGCTCGACGGCTCCGACGCGATCGCCGACTGGCCGCTGCTGAACGCGATGGTGAACGTGGCGTCCGGTGCCTCGTGGGTGTCCCTGCACCACGGGGGCGGCGTGGGCATGGGCCGCTCCATCCACGCCGGGCAGGTGACCGTGGCGGACGGCACGAAGCTGGGCGGGGAGAAGATCCGCCGGGTGCTGACCAACGACCCGGGGATGGGTGTGATCCGGCACGTCGACGCGGGCTACGACATCGCGGAGTCCGTCGCGGACGAGCGGGGCGTGCGGGTGCCGATGCGTGAGGGCGGCGAGGGTGAGGACGCGTGACCCGGAGCGAAGGCGGACGTAGCGGCAGCGCCTCGGCGGGGGCCGATGCCGCGTCGCCGCCTGCGCCCACCCGTTCCGCCATGCGGAACGACTACCCACAGCCTGTGGCGGGTGGCGGCGGCCCGCGGCCTGGACGGCCTGTGGCCGGGGTCGGTGAGGCCCGGCCTGTGGCCGCGCAGGAGGGCGGTGGCCGGCAGCCCGTCACCCGCGGTGCCTCCTTCCATGAGATGTGGCGTGAGCTGCGGCCCATCGGGCGGCACCCCGAATCCGGTGGCTATCGGCGGTTCGCCTGGACCGGGGCCGATGCCGAGTGCCGGGCCTGGTTCGAGGAGCAGGCCCGGGACCGTGGGCTGACCCATGAGGTGGACCGGAACGGGAATCAGTGGGCCTGGCTCGGGGATCCCGCCGCCGGGGATGCCGTCGTCACCGGATCGCACCTCGACTCCGTTCCCGACGGGGGCGCCTTCGACGGCCCTCTCGGTGTCGTGTCCTCCTTCGCCGCACTCGATGAACTGCGGGCCCGGGGCGCCCGGTTCGACAAACCCCTCGCCATCGTCAACTTCGGGGATGAGGAGGGGGCCCGGTTCGGGCTGGCCTGTGTGGGGTCTCGGCTGGCTGCCGGGCAGCTGACCGTCGAGCAGGCGGGGCGGCTGACCGATGCGGACGGGGTCACGTTGCCGCAGGCGATGGAGACCGCGGGGTACGACCCCGAGGGCATCGGGCCCGATCCGGAGCGGCTCGCGCGGATCGGGGCCTTCGTCGAACTGCACGTCGAGCAGGGGCGGGCGCTGGATCTGTCGGGGGACGCCATCGGGATCGCCAGTGCCATCTGGCCGCACGGGCGGTGGCGGTTCGACTTCCGGGGCGAGGCGAACCACGCCGGCACGACACGGCTCGTCGACCGGCGGGACCCCATGCTGTCCTACGCGGAGACCGTGCTCGCGGCCCGGCGCGAGGCGCGGCTGGCCGGGGCCGTCGCCACATTCGGCAAGATCTCCGTCGAGCCGAACGGGGTCAACGCCATCCCCTCCCTCGTGCGCGGCTGGCTCGACTCCCGCGCCGAGGACCAGAAGACCCTGGACACGGTCGTCGGCGCGATCGAAGAGGCCGCCCGTGACTACGCCCGGGAACACGGCATCGAGCTCGATGTCGTCCGGGAGTCGTTCACCCCCGTCGTCGAGTTCGAGCACGCGCTGCGGGACGAGATCGCCCGCATCCTGGGCCGGGACACGGCCCAACTGAACGTGCCGGTGCTCGGGACCGGCGCCGGACACGACGCCGGGATCCTCT
Encoded proteins:
- a CDS encoding roadblock/LC7 domain-containing protein translates to MAAEAEVLDELHRLRARVPQLTGALAASVDGLVLAHDTPGVEPEGLAALTAAALGVAVRMTDAAGRGELRELLLRGDHGYVATYAAGDSAVLTLLAQDRVNVGRLHLEGRRAGSRIGELMDAPPRPDDTAAAKAATKNAARSAAKTASAAPNTAPSAATTAISPQTPATATVRSTMPRRTPRTTTPRATPRTTPNTATTTES
- a CDS encoding diaminopimelate decarboxylase encodes the protein MGDVTNGTGEDRSAEGCAHPRDEGDGERTLRLFDTDGERAARRDEAVRAAVEQGLLGPGTPVVALLDVTGIRASAGALRRAFDAVTAPGTPVLHAFAVKATPLVPVLRLLRQAGIGAEVASAGELALARAAGMSPKQTVLDSPAKTPAELREALALGIAVNADNPQELDRIDALVRSATTRSPLGIRVNPQVGGGTIDALSTATATSKFGVALRDEGAREWVVQAYLDRPWLSRLHAHTGSQGMPLSLMTRGISETYELAEEINRRIGRRQIDTIDIGGGLPVNFASEAATPTYEQYARLLAEAVPGLFDGRYGLVTEFGRSLLAKHGTIVARVEYTKSAGGRVIAVTHAGVQVATRTVYAPGSWPLRIAAYDGKGRVKSGPVAVQDVAGPACFAGDLLAEGRALPLFEPGDYAAALDTGAYYFAHHYAYNSLPRPGVYGYAPGEGEMRFAVVRKAQTVEEIVAEAGGVERSGLLGL
- the hutU gene encoding urocanate hydratase, whose product is MSGPRPVRAPRGTELSALGWQQEAALRMLQNNLDPEVAEHPDKLVVYGGTGKAARDWRSFDAMVRTLRTLKQDETMLVQSGRPVGVMQTHEWAPRVLIANSNLVGDWANWEEFRRLEQLGLTMYGQMTAGSWIYIGTQGILQGTYETFAAVAAKKFDGTLAGTITLTAGLGGMGGAQPLAVTMNDGVALCIDCDPRAIERRIEHRYLDVKADSLDHALQLAVEARDARRPLSIGLLGNAAELVPQLLAMGAPIDIVTDQTSAHDPLAYLPVGVDFDDMASYVAKDPAGFTTRARESMARHVEAMVGFLDAGAEVFDYGNSIRGEAQLAGYERAFAFPGFVPAYIRPLFCEGKGPFRWAALSGDPADIAKTDKAILDLFPQNESLHRWIKMAGERVQFQGLPARICWLGYGERDKAGERFNDMVASGELAAPLVIGRDHLDSGSVASPYRETEAMLDGSDAIADWPLLNAMVNVASGASWVSLHHGGGVGMGRSIHAGQVTVADGTKLGGEKIRRVLTNDPGMGVIRHVDAGYDIAESVADERGVRVPMREGGEGEDA
- a CDS encoding allantoate amidohydrolase produces the protein MWRELRPIGRHPESGGYRRFAWTGADAECRAWFEEQARDRGLTHEVDRNGNQWAWLGDPAAGDAVVTGSHLDSVPDGGAFDGPLGVVSSFAALDELRARGARFDKPLAIVNFGDEEGARFGLACVGSRLAAGQLTVEQAGRLTDADGVTLPQAMETAGYDPEGIGPDPERLARIGAFVELHVEQGRALDLSGDAIGIASAIWPHGRWRFDFRGEANHAGTTRLVDRRDPMLSYAETVLAARREARLAGAVATFGKISVEPNGVNAIPSLVRGWLDSRAEDQKTLDTVVGAIEEAARDYAREHGIELDVVRESFTPVVEFEHALRDEIARILGRDTAQLNVPVLGTGAGHDAGILSGSVPTAMLFVRNPTGVSHSPAEHAAEDDCLAGVTALADVLEGLARR